The following proteins come from a genomic window of Nitrosopumilus sp.:
- the cofH gene encoding 5-amino-6-(D-ribitylamino)uracil--L-tyrosine 4-hydroxyphenyl transferase CofH, which produces MTINIDALLKNADPLISEILNNALSDKEISAQDGLELYKTTGIDFHLVGLVADEIRRRRVGDIVSYVVNRNINFTNVCIKQCGFCAFSRDFREEEGYFLPTEEIVRRAMEARQLGATEVCIQAGLPPDMKGDLYESICKEIKKEIPDIHIHGFSPEEILYGASRSEISIEEFLKRMKEAGVDTLPGTSAEILDQKLRDQISPGRISVENWEKVIKYAHKIGINTTSTMMFGHLETLEQRVAHIAKLRDIQKETGGFTEFVPLNFIHTEAPMYKHQLHEGIRRGGSGNDVLLTHAVARIMLNNSINNIQMSWVKEGQKMSQLLLMWGANDFGGTLINESISTSAGSEHGQLLKPKEIRRRIKEIGRIPAERNTNYKILKKFDAEEEVDEKLDRVSDTSQFGSYVELIKINKFRYKNPRAK; this is translated from the coding sequence ATGACAATCAATATAGACGCATTATTAAAAAATGCAGATCCGCTCATTTCTGAAATCTTAAACAATGCATTATCAGATAAAGAAATTTCTGCTCAAGATGGATTAGAGTTATACAAAACAACCGGAATTGATTTTCATTTAGTAGGGCTAGTTGCAGATGAAATTAGAAGAAGAAGAGTCGGGGATATTGTATCTTATGTAGTGAATAGAAATATCAATTTTACAAATGTATGCATAAAACAATGTGGATTTTGTGCATTTAGTAGAGATTTTAGAGAAGAGGAAGGATATTTCCTACCAACAGAAGAGATCGTACGAAGGGCAATGGAGGCACGCCAATTAGGAGCAACTGAAGTATGTATTCAAGCAGGACTGCCCCCAGACATGAAAGGAGATCTTTATGAGAGTATTTGCAAGGAGATCAAAAAAGAGATTCCAGATATACATATTCATGGATTTTCACCTGAAGAGATTCTATACGGAGCATCAAGATCTGAGATTTCAATTGAGGAATTTCTAAAAAGAATGAAGGAGGCAGGAGTGGATACACTTCCAGGAACATCAGCAGAAATTCTTGATCAAAAACTACGAGACCAGATTTCTCCAGGAAGAATAAGTGTAGAGAATTGGGAAAAAGTAATCAAATATGCCCACAAAATTGGAATCAACACTACATCAACTATGATGTTTGGACATTTAGAAACACTAGAACAAAGAGTGGCACACATAGCAAAATTAAGAGACATACAAAAAGAGACGGGGGGATTTACCGAATTTGTCCCTCTAAATTTTATTCATACTGAAGCCCCCATGTACAAACATCAATTACATGAAGGAATAAGACGGGGGGGAAGTGGAAATGATGTCTTACTAACACATGCTGTTGCAAGAATCATGTTGAACAATTCAATTAACAATATCCAAATGTCATGGGTTAAAGAAGGACAAAAAATGTCACAGTTATTGCTAATGTGGGGAGCCAATGATTTTGGCGGAACTCTGATTAACGAAAGTATTTCAACATCAGCAGGTTCAGAACATGGACAATTATTAAAACCGAAAGAGATTAGAAGAAGGATTAAGGAGATTGGAAGAATACCTGCTGAGAGAAATACAAATTATAAAATTCTAAAAAAGTTTGATGCAGAAGAAGAGGTAGATGAAAAACTAGATAGAGTTTCTGATACATCTCAATTTGGATCATACGTAGAATTGATAAAAATTAACAAATTCAGATACAAAAATCCTAGAGCGAAGTAA
- a CDS encoding TldD/PmbA family protein, translating to MSALEEALNHSKNVGVDECEIVVLKKKIITVRITDSEIAETKQNFDESYGIRLIHNKKIASIQITNQQKIKDAINDSLKTLHSLKPREFWRGLPSKIKSQKLDGTYDKNLANISGSQAMDIAESMINATNSYKINTITGSLNIVSDDFELENSNGLKLKEKSTYISGIINAESESGTLPVSGIGHDCCRTLSNFSTEQIGNDAKNMCLESINPQKIDSDTYSIIFEPYSVGELLSFVIASNFNFKTFAEKKSCFSNDFEKEIAVKQFSLIDDPHISEGIGTKSVDDEGIKTQKRSLIENGIFKNTFSNLFDSYKEGKQSSGNALRLGSPMGRSSEPIPISAPHNLKINPGESSQEDMIKDTKHGLLIGRLWYTYAVNPIKGDFSCTARSGIKIIENGEIKGPGKSVRIIHNLADMLKNISEIGNNQKNIIQWASLPSIAPSIKAGKISVKSI from the coding sequence ATGTCTGCCTTAGAAGAGGCATTAAATCATTCAAAAAATGTTGGAGTTGATGAATGTGAAATAGTCGTTTTGAAAAAAAAGATCATAACTGTGCGAATTACTGATTCAGAGATTGCTGAAACCAAACAAAACTTTGATGAAAGTTATGGTATTAGATTAATCCACAATAAGAAAATTGCATCAATTCAAATTACAAATCAGCAAAAAATTAAAGATGCTATTAATGATTCATTAAAGACTCTGCACAGTCTAAAGCCACGAGAATTTTGGCGCGGATTACCATCCAAAATAAAATCACAAAAATTAGACGGAACATATGACAAAAACCTAGCGAACATTTCAGGATCTCAAGCTATGGATATCGCAGAATCCATGATTAATGCAACTAATAGCTACAAAATAAACACGATTACAGGCTCGCTGAATATTGTTTCAGATGATTTTGAACTTGAAAATTCAAATGGATTAAAACTCAAAGAAAAGTCCACATATATCTCAGGAATAATTAATGCAGAATCAGAATCAGGTACATTACCAGTATCAGGAATTGGACATGATTGTTGTAGGACATTATCAAATTTTTCAACAGAACAAATAGGAAATGATGCAAAAAATATGTGTCTAGAATCAATAAATCCACAAAAAATTGATTCAGATACATATTCCATAATTTTTGAGCCGTATTCTGTTGGAGAATTGCTATCATTTGTGATTGCATCAAACTTTAATTTTAAAACATTCGCAGAAAAGAAAAGTTGCTTCTCAAACGATTTTGAAAAAGAAATTGCAGTAAAACAATTTAGTTTAATTGATGATCCACATATTTCAGAAGGCATAGGAACAAAATCAGTTGATGATGAGGGGATTAAAACCCAAAAACGAAGTTTGATAGAAAATGGAATTTTCAAAAATACGTTTTCAAATCTTTTCGATAGTTACAAAGAAGGAAAACAATCTTCAGGAAATGCATTACGTTTAGGATCTCCAATGGGGAGAAGCTCAGAGCCAATTCCAATTTCAGCACCACATAATCTAAAAATTAATCCAGGAGAGAGCTCACAAGAAGACATGATAAAAGATACAAAGCACGGGTTGTTAATTGGAAGGCTATGGTACACATATGCAGTAAATCCAATCAAAGGAGATTTTTCATGCACTGCAAGAAGCGGAATAAAAATTATTGAGAATGGCGAAATCAAAGGTCCTGGAAAATCAGTTAGAATAATTCACAATCTTGCAGATATGTTAAAAAATATTTCAGAAATTGGAAATAATCAAAAAAACATAATTCAGTGGGCATCACTTCCGTCAATTGCACCATCGATAAAAGCGGGAAAAATTTCGGTAAAATCAATCTAA
- a CDS encoding calcium/sodium antiporter, which produces MEVVINAVLTIVGLAMLCFGGNWLVSGGVTIARKFRISNLVIGMTIVAYGTSTPELAASVAAAGEHSAIILGNIVGSNIANVGMVIGIAAILVPLAVSKSVLRKEIPIMLGVSFLLILISIDGELSIYDGILLLVGLGVYGYYTFKDAMKHREESKENVGESKNNVYLKSFGLIGTGVVILYFGAILTVDNAVILAQEFGLSEKIIGLTVIAIGTSLPELITSIIAIRKGHGDIGVGNIIGSNIYNILMIMGVGATLGGVMVAPDVFIDYTIMIIFSISLLIALKTGIINRVMGACIAIGYVAYLVFTFFN; this is translated from the coding sequence GTGGAAGTAGTAATCAATGCAGTGCTGACTATAGTTGGATTAGCTATGCTGTGTTTTGGTGGTAATTGGTTAGTTAGTGGCGGTGTTACAATCGCCCGAAAATTCAGAATAAGTAATCTTGTAATTGGAATGACTATTGTGGCATATGGTACTTCTACGCCGGAGCTTGCAGCAAGTGTTGCAGCAGCTGGAGAACACAGTGCTATAATTTTGGGAAATATTGTTGGAAGTAACATCGCAAATGTTGGAATGGTTATAGGAATTGCAGCAATTCTTGTTCCACTTGCAGTAAGTAAATCTGTTTTACGTAAAGAAATTCCAATAATGCTAGGCGTTTCTTTTCTTTTGATTTTGATTTCAATTGATGGTGAACTTTCTATATATGATGGAATTTTGCTGCTTGTAGGATTAGGCGTTTATGGATATTATACATTCAAAGATGCAATGAAACACCGCGAAGAAAGCAAGGAAAATGTTGGAGAAAGTAAAAATAATGTATATCTGAAATCTTTTGGATTAATTGGGACAGGTGTTGTTATTTTGTATTTTGGTGCAATTCTTACTGTTGATAATGCCGTAATTCTAGCCCAAGAGTTTGGGTTGTCTGAAAAAATCATAGGGCTGACTGTGATTGCAATTGGAACGTCTCTTCCTGAATTAATTACATCCATTATTGCAATTAGAAAAGGACATGGGGATATCGGTGTTGGAAATATTATTGGAAGTAATATCTACAACATCTTGATGATCATGGGTGTAGGTGCGACGCTTGGAGGTGTGATGGTCGCACCCGACGTCTTCATTGATTATACCATCATGATCATCTTTAGTATTTCATTGTTAATTGCACTTAAAACTGGAATTATTAATCGTGTTATGGGCGCTTGCATTGCGATAGGCTATGTGGCATATTTGGTTTTCACGTTTTTTAATTAA
- a CDS encoding DUF6659 family protein: MAINYDELSKKVLALDSQIRFAGVANSKGELVAGGHKESIDGMLSSDEVKMSIHYALQKRELYTNLAYKIGHETSSITEYEKVTMISVPVNSNELFMVSTEPRADYLKIIDYIHSALGSEKYSV; the protein is encoded by the coding sequence TTGGCAATTAATTACGATGAATTATCGAAAAAAGTACTTGCTTTAGATTCACAAATTAGATTTGCAGGTGTTGCAAATAGTAAAGGTGAGCTTGTTGCTGGAGGCCACAAAGAAAGTATTGATGGAATGTTAAGTAGCGATGAAGTTAAAATGTCAATTCATTATGCATTACAAAAAAGAGAACTATATACAAATCTGGCATACAAGATTGGTCATGAAACATCTTCAATTACTGAATATGAAAAAGTCACAATGATTAGTGTTCCCGTTAATTCTAATGAATTATTTATGGTTAGTACAGAACCAAGGGCAGATTATCTGAAGATAATTGATTATATCCATTCAGCACTTGGTTCTGAGAAATATTCTGTCTAG
- a CDS encoding ammonium transporter — MVLDSGDTAWMLVAGSLVLLMIPALGLFESGLLRKKNAASIFMQIFFGLALLSVMWFVFGFSLSFGDSTMGLVGNMDWVFLKGVPSDGPLEQYAPTIPGVLFVKFQLMFAAITPLLLTGTIAERMKFSSFIIFIAAWSMLIYYPLVHWVWGGGWLSQLGVVDFAGGIVIHTSVGMAALAAAIVLGKRRHYGPAIMIPHSIPLAVLGSSLLWLGWFGFNAGSALSASGGVAGNTVIVTHMASSVSALIWAGLSWVRTGKPSVVATINGAIAGLAGITPASGFVSAEHAFVIGIAIGVISYSGVVLFKEKLKIDDALDVSSVHGVAGIVGALSIGIFASTMINPGGVDGLLFGNPDQLWIQAVGVGVAAAMGFGGTWIILQVMKHLIGIRVSPEVEDVGLDISEHAESAYSDEEEFMLDMDTFTEELQEKDEIFRKK; from the coding sequence ATGGTACTTGATTCTGGGGATACAGCGTGGATGCTCGTAGCTGGAAGTCTTGTGCTTTTAATGATCCCTGCATTGGGTCTTTTTGAATCTGGACTTTTAAGAAAAAAGAACGCAGCCTCAATTTTCATGCAGATCTTTTTTGGTTTGGCGTTATTGAGTGTCATGTGGTTCGTATTTGGATTTAGTTTATCTTTTGGTGACTCCACAATGGGACTAGTTGGAAATATGGATTGGGTATTTCTCAAAGGTGTTCCATCTGATGGTCCATTAGAACAGTATGCTCCAACCATTCCAGGTGTCTTGTTTGTAAAATTCCAATTGATGTTTGCAGCAATTACTCCATTATTACTTACAGGAACAATTGCTGAAAGAATGAAGTTCAGTTCATTTATCATATTTATCGCTGCATGGTCTATGCTGATTTACTATCCTCTAGTTCACTGGGTTTGGGGTGGAGGTTGGTTATCTCAATTAGGTGTAGTTGATTTTGCCGGCGGTATAGTAATTCACACAAGTGTTGGAATGGCAGCTCTTGCTGCAGCAATTGTACTTGGAAAAAGAAGACATTATGGTCCTGCCATAATGATTCCTCATAGTATTCCACTTGCAGTTCTTGGTTCTTCGTTATTATGGCTTGGATGGTTTGGCTTTAATGCAGGAAGTGCATTGTCAGCTTCCGGTGGAGTTGCAGGAAATACTGTAATTGTCACTCACATGGCTTCTTCAGTTTCTGCTTTGATTTGGGCTGGACTCTCTTGGGTAAGAACAGGAAAACCTTCTGTTGTTGCAACAATTAACGGTGCAATTGCAGGTCTTGCTGGAATTACCCCTGCATCTGGATTTGTAAGTGCAGAACATGCATTTGTCATTGGTATTGCAATTGGTGTAATTTCATATTCAGGAGTTGTACTATTCAAAGAAAAACTAAAGATTGATGATGCACTTGATGTAAGTTCTGTTCACGGTGTTGCCGGAATTGTAGGTGCACTTTCTATTGGAATCTTTGCAAGTACTATGATTAATCCTGGTGGTGTTGATGGATTGCTATTTGGTAATCCTGATCAATTATGGATTCAAGCAGTAGGTGTTGGCGTTGCAGCCGCAATGGGCTTTGGTGGAACTTGGATAATTCTGCAAGTAATGAAGCATCTAATTGGAATTAGGGTTTCGCCTGAAGTAGAAGACGTAGGACTTGATATTAGTGAACACGCAGAATCTGCTTATTCTGATGAGGAGGAGTTCATGCTAGATATGGATACCTTTACTGAAGAATTACAGGAAAAGGATGAAATATTCCGAAAAAAATAG
- a CDS encoding P-II family nitrogen regulator — MLKIEVILGENDVMAISEGLKKIGIGGLTVSKVRGRGKRPGPEIHASKGSEIFTPQFNDKYRIEAIIADAREDEVIGIIKENGRVGKIFVSQILRAVDIATGDEGETTI; from the coding sequence ATGCTCAAAATTGAAGTCATACTTGGCGAAAATGATGTAATGGCAATAAGCGAGGGATTAAAGAAAATAGGAATTGGAGGTCTCACAGTATCCAAAGTTAGAGGAAGAGGAAAGAGACCAGGACCCGAAATTCACGCATCAAAAGGCAGTGAGATCTTTACACCTCAGTTCAATGACAAATATAGAATTGAGGCAATCATTGCAGATGCTAGAGAAGACGAAGTAATAGGAATTATCAAAGAGAATGGCAGAGTTGGAAAAATATTTGTATCTCAGATCTTACGTGCAGTAGACATTGCCACAGGTGACGAAGGAGAAACTACAATTTAG